The Candidatus Angelobacter sp. genomic interval GGGTTTTTCGTTTTTCGCTTTCTTCGTGCTGACGATTCCATTCCTCTTTCTCGGATTCTATGCAGTGATTCGCAGCGGACTGTCGATGCGGTCCATGCGCGAGCAGATGAGCCGCTTGCCAAGTGAAGCACGGGCGACGCAGGGCTAGCGACTGTCTCCACCATCAAGCCAAAAGTTCTCTCTATTGAGTTGAAGACAGGCGATTATATTTCTTGAGCAGTTCGCGCAAACGATCGTGGGGGAGTGCCTCGACTGTGCGGTTGTTAATGCCGGTCATGGTTTTTGCCGCGACCATGGCGTTGACGACGGCTTCTTCGACCGCCTGGACAGTAGCTTCGAAGAGTGGGTCCATGTGATCGTTTGGCATCATCGTCACTTGCGATGGCTTTTGCGCGAGGCCCGCGCCGGGATTCGCCGTGGAGAAGCCGATGAAAATGTCGCCGGAGCCGTCGCCGGAAATGCTGCCAAGGCGGCCGAGACCAAGGGTCACACGACGGGCGAGGCGTTTGAGTTGCGTCGGGAGAAGCGGAGCATCCGTGGCGACAACGACAATGATCGAACCGCGATCTTCGACGGCTGGATTGCCGTGCAGCGACCAGATCGGTGTTCCTGGTATTTCCTGGCCGACGGGCACTCCAGCAATTCGCAGCAGGTGACGTGAGCCAAAATTGCACTGAACAAGTACGCCAACGGTGTAGCCGCCGAACTTGTCGGAGAGTTTGCGGGAGGAGGTGCCCGTTCCTCCTTTGAATTCAAAACAGATCATACCCGTGCCGCCGCCGACATTGCCCTCTTCAATTACGCCTCCGTGGGCGCTGTCCATTGCCGCGAACGCATCCGCGGGCGTGACGTGGAAGCCGTTGATGTCGTTCAAATAGCCGTCCCAGGTTTCGGCGACCACGGGCAGCGACCACCAATCTTCCGTGGGCGCTTGAAAGCCGTGGTGGAATTCCCAACTGATTACGGCATCGCGCACGACGCCGACGCTGTGCGTGTTGGTGATAAGCACGGGGCCGGTGAGAAAGCCGGACTCCTCGACCCAAGTGGTGCCCGTCATTTCACCGTTGCCGTTTTCCGTGAACCAGCCGGCGAAAACAGGATCGATAGAGTTTTTGCCGCGCGGAAAAACGGCGGTCACGCCCGTGCGCACGGGTCCCTGTCCGACGACAAGTTTTCCCGAGCCTGAAATGAGGGTTTGGAAGCCCACTTCAACGCCCGAAACGTCTGTGATGGCATCGAGAGGACCGGGTGTGCCCTCAAAGGGGACGTCAAGGTTGCGTGCGCGGGGCTGACTCATCTGCGCGGAGCATGCAGGCGAAAATGTGGCAAGGCACGCAGCAAAAATGATTAAGAGTTTTGCGAATCGCATGAGTTGTTTCTCCTTCGGGTCACTACACACTGGCACTGCGGGTGTTCGTTCTGGGCAACGAGCATCGTTAGTTCTTGAGTTTGAGCGAGGCAATGAAATCGGCACACGCACGATTGAGCAACGCTGTATTCTTCGCAAGTTCTTCCTCAAGGATTTTCGCCTGCGCAGCCGCGAGCTTCCAATTGCCGGCCTCGGCAGCCTCGGTCACGCCAGGCAGTTCGAGATGCGCGTAGGTGAAGCGCGCGG includes:
- a CDS encoding P1 family peptidase, which gives rise to MSQPRARNLDVPFEGTPGPLDAITDVSGVEVGFQTLISGSGKLVVGQGPVRTGVTAVFPRGKNSIDPVFAGWFTENGNGEMTGTTWVEESGFLTGPVLITNTHSVGVVRDAVISWEFHHGFQAPTEDWWSLPVVAETWDGYLNDINGFHVTPADAFAAMDSAHGGVIEEGNVGGGTGMICFEFKGGTGTSSRKLSDKFGGYTVGVLVQCNFGSRHLLRIAGVPVGQEIPGTPIWSLHGNPAVEDRGSIIVVVATDAPLLPTQLKRLARRVTLGLGRLGSISGDGSGDIFIGFSTANPGAGLAQKPSQVTMMPNDHMDPLFEATVQAVEEAVVNAMVAAKTMTGINNRTVEALPHDRLRELLKKYNRLSSTQ